The proteins below are encoded in one region of Mauremys reevesii isolate NIE-2019 linkage group 15, ASM1616193v1, whole genome shotgun sequence:
- the LOC120383929 gene encoding zinc finger protein RFP-like: MAAENPVERLQEEATCPVCLEYFTEPVSVECGHNFCRACISQCWEGSDTATSCPQCRETVQQGNLRPNRQLANVVEITKQLSLQAVKGAGGDGVCERHQEALKLFCEEDQTPICVVCDRSRAHRTHTVVPIEEAAQEYKERIQAHLKTLREEREKLLGLKVTGERNCREYLKQTQTERQKIVSEFQQLQQFLEEQERLLLAQLEKLDKEIVRIQNENVSKLSEQISRLSELISELQGKCQKPASQFLQDARTTLSRCEKGKFQQPEEISPELEERVSGFCQKTIVLMEILGKFKDTLPSELERKRGELFGAHRQVNVTLDPDTAHPILILSEDRKSVRWGDTQQQLPNNPERFDTVPYVLGCEGFTSGRHCWEVEVGAGRCWVVGVARESVGRKGRISPSPEGGIWAVERWEGQFQALTSPVTPLPLSRAPSRIRVCLDCDRGQVTFIDAGDEAPIFTFPPGSVPGERIRPWFWVWRGSRLCLCP; this comes from the exons atggctgcagagaaccctGTGGAAAGGCTCCAGGAGGAAGCGACATGTcccgtctgtctggagtatttcacagaacctgtcagtgtggagtgtgggcacaatttctgccgagcctgcatcagccagtgctgggagggatccgatacagccacctcctgccctcagtgcagagaaactgtgcaacagggaaacctcaggcccaacaggcagctggcaaatgTGGTAGAAATCACCAAGCAGTTGAGTTTACAGGCAGtaaagggagcaggaggggacggggtgtgtgagagacaccaggaggctctgaaactgttctgtgaagaggatcaaaccccCATCTGTGTGGTGTGCGACAGATCCCGGGCTCACCGCACTCACACGGTGGTCCCCATcgaggaggctgcccaggagtacaag gaaagaatCCAGGCCCACTTGAAaactctgagggaagagagagaaaagctgctgggattgaaaGTGACTGGAGAGAGGAATTGCCGGGAAtatctg aaacaaacacaaaccgagaggcagaagattgtgtctgaatttcagcaattgcagcagttcctggaggaacaagagcgactcctgctggcccagctggagaaactggacaaggagattgtgaggatccagaatgaaaatgtcagtaaactctctgagcagatttcccgtctgagtgagctgatcagtgagctgcaggggaagtgtcagaagccagcgAGTCAGTTCCTACAG gatGCCAGAACCACCTTGAGCAG GTGTgagaaggggaagttccagcagccagaggagatttctcctgaactggaagaGCGAGTCAGTGGTTTCTGCCAGAAAACGATtgtgctaatggagattctggggaagttcaaag aCACTCTGCCATCTGAACTGGAGAGAAAAAGGGGAGAATTATTTGGAGCACACAGACAGG tgaatgtgactctggatccagacacggctcatcccatcctcatcctgtctgaggatcggaaaagtGTGAGGTGGGGAGACACGCAGCAGCAACTGCCCAACaatcctgagagatttgacactgtGCCCtatgtgctgggctgtgagggattcacctcggggagacattgctgggaggtggaggtgggggctgggcgatgctgggttgtgggggtggccagagagtctgtggggaggaagggacggATCAGCCctagccctgagggggggatctgggctgtggagcgATGGGAGGGTCAGTtccaggctctcacctcccctgtgacccccctgcccctgagccgggcccccagcaggatccgggtttgtctggactgtgatcgggggcaggtgacatttatcgatgctggtgacgaggccccgatcttcactttcccgccgggctccgtccctggggagagaatccgaccctggttcTGGGTTTGGCGGGGATCCCGGCTCTgcctgtgtccctga